Proteins co-encoded in one Marinomonas sp. IMCC 4694 genomic window:
- a CDS encoding O-succinylhomoserine sulfhydrylase, which yields MADYKDATNAIRAGIRQTQEQENSEAIFMTSSFAYRSAEEAAGKFSGEEEGNVYSRFTNPTVELFEKRLAALEKGEAAIATSSGMAALMTLAYSLLSAGDRVVCSRNIFGSTVKFFNAYTVKFGVEVLYVDATDYVAWDEAINENTRFCYFETPSNPLYEVVDVVRVAELAHAKGALLCVDTVLATPALQNPLTQGADIVMQSATKFIDGQGRCLGGALIASQALVDVFTAFMRSAGPCMSPFNAWVLLNGLETLSLRMTAHSANAMKLAEFLETHSKVKKVNYGGLASHKYHELAKQQQKDFGGLLSFEVEGGRQAAWAVINGAKLMSITGNLGDTKTLVTHPATTTHGRLTDEEKRKAGITEGLIRVSVGLEDIEDIIADVNNALAQLN from the coding sequence ATGGCCGATTATAAAGACGCAACGAATGCGATTCGTGCGGGTATTCGTCAAACGCAAGAGCAAGAAAACAGCGAAGCCATATTTATGACTTCAAGCTTTGCTTACCGTAGTGCTGAGGAAGCCGCGGGTAAGTTTTCGGGTGAGGAAGAAGGGAACGTCTACTCTCGCTTTACCAACCCAACGGTTGAGTTGTTTGAAAAGCGTTTGGCCGCGCTGGAAAAAGGGGAAGCAGCGATAGCAACCAGTTCTGGAATGGCGGCACTGATGACATTGGCTTACAGTTTGTTAAGCGCAGGTGATCGTGTTGTTTGTTCGCGTAATATTTTTGGTTCTACCGTGAAGTTTTTCAACGCCTATACCGTGAAGTTTGGCGTAGAAGTGCTTTATGTGGACGCGACAGATTATGTGGCTTGGGACGAGGCGATCAACGAGAATACTCGATTTTGTTATTTTGAAACGCCCTCTAACCCACTTTATGAGGTCGTAGATGTCGTACGCGTTGCTGAGTTAGCGCATGCCAAAGGTGCGCTTTTATGTGTGGATACTGTATTGGCTACGCCCGCTCTGCAAAACCCATTGACGCAGGGAGCGGACATTGTCATGCAATCAGCGACTAAGTTTATTGATGGACAAGGTCGATGTTTAGGTGGTGCTTTGATCGCCAGCCAAGCGCTTGTTGATGTGTTTACTGCTTTTATGCGTAGTGCCGGGCCTTGTATGAGTCCATTTAATGCATGGGTGCTGTTAAACGGTCTAGAAACCTTGTCGCTACGTATGACAGCGCATTCGGCTAATGCAATGAAGTTAGCTGAGTTTTTAGAGACGCACTCTAAAGTGAAAAAAGTCAACTATGGCGGCCTAGCCAGTCATAAGTATCATGAGCTCGCTAAACAACAGCAAAAAGATTTTGGGGGCTTATTGTCCTTTGAAGTAGAGGGTGGCCGTCAAGCCGCATGGGCTGTGATTAATGGCGCCAAGTTAATGTCTATAACGGGCAATTTGGGCGATACCAAAACGCTGGTGACGCACCCTGCGACCACGACGCACGGCCGCTTAACCGACGAAGAGAAGCGTAAAGCAGGTATCACGGAAGGTTTGATTCGTGTGTCAGTCGGCCTAGAAGATATAGAAGACATTATTGCTGATGTTAATAATGCGCTGGCACAGCTTAACTGA